From a single Arvicanthis niloticus isolate mArvNil1 chromosome 19, mArvNil1.pat.X, whole genome shotgun sequence genomic region:
- the Cenpk gene encoding centromere protein K, producing the protein MSENQQEVDSDPITDVEAMIDTEEELIKQCEEMWKDMEECQNKLSLIGTETLTNSNAQLSLLIMQVKCLTAELDQWNKRKPEIIPLTEDVLLTLGKEEFEKLRCDLEMVLSIIQSKNEKLKEDLEREQQWLDEQQQILQALNVLHSDLKNQVVTFTESRIFNELKAKIRSIKEFKEKLLLTLGDFLEDHFPLPGERTQKKRKNIQDFNPQLITLNEMLEMLINRMFDVPHDPYVKINDSFWPPYIELLLRYGIALRHPEDPSRIRLEAFHQ; encoded by the exons ATGTCAGAAAATCAGCAAGAAGTAGATTCAGACCCTATTACAGATGTGGAAGCTATGATAGATACAGAAGAAGAACTTATTAAACAATGTGAAGAAATGtggaaagacatggaagaa TGTCAGAATAAATTATCACTTATTGGAACCGAGACACTCACTAACTCAAATGCTCAG CTCTCATTACTTATTATGCAAGTGAAATGTTTGACTGCTGAACTTGATCAATGGaacaaaagaaaacctgaaa taatCCCTCTAACTGAAGACGTTTTGTTAACATTAGGAAAAGAAGAG TTCGAAAAATTGAGGTGTGATCTTGAAATGGTTCTGTCTATCATTCAATCAAAGaatgaaaagttaaaagaagACTTAGAAAG GGAGCAACAGTGGTTGGATGAACAGCAGCAAATACTGCAAGCTCTGAATGTGTTACATAGTGATTTGAAAAATCAGGTTGTAACATTTACTGAATCAAG aatcTTTAATGAACTGAAAGCTAAGATCCGTAGtataaaagaatttaaggagaagcTCTTGCTTACCTTGGGTGATTTTTTAGAAGATCATTTTCCTTTGCCGGGTGAAAGAACTCAAAAGAAAAGG aaaaacattcaagaCTTCAATCCACAGCTGATAACACTCAATGAAATGTTAGAG atgctTATAAATAGAATGTTTGATGTTCCACATGATCCATATGTTAAAATTAATGATTCCTTTTGGCCACCATATATTGAGCTGCTTCTGCGTTATGGAATTGCTTTGAGACATCCAGAAGATCCATCCAGAATAAGATTAGAAGCCTTCCATCAGTAA